A segment of the Acidimicrobiales bacterium genome:
CTGGCAGGACGTCTGCGCCTCGGGCGACCTGATCCCCGACCGTGGCGCGTGCGCCCTCGTGGGTGACCAGCAGGTGGCGCTGTTCCGCCTCGGCGCCACCGATGAGCTCTATGCGCTGTCCAACCACGACCCGTTCAGCAGGGCCAACGTCATCTCGCGCGGCATCGTCGGCTCGCGCGGCGACGTGGCCAAGGTCGCCTCGCCCATGTACAAGCAGAGCTTCGACCTGCGCACTGGCGTCTGCCTCGACGACCCCTCCGTCTCCCTGCCGGTCCACCTGGTCCGCGAGCGGGACGGCAGGGTCGAGGTGGCCCTGGCGTGACCGGTCCCGAGCCGCGGTCCGTGGGCGGCGCATCGGTGCGACGTCCCTCGGAGGCGTCGCGCCGGTGACCATCCTCGACGAGCCGGCGACGGCGGGCACCCTCGACTCGCCGGCCCCATTCGCCGAGCGCCTGCGGCGCCTCACCGGCATCGACGAGCGCGGTCCTGGGCTGCTGCCCCTCGACGCCGGCGAGCAGTACCGCTTCAGCTTCGCCATGGGCGCCTGCGTCGGGTGCCACTCGTGCGAGGTCGCGTGCGCCGAGCAGAACGCCACGCCGGTCGACAAGGCGTGGCGTCGGGTCGGCGAGCTGGAGGGCGGTGTCTTCCCGACGACCAGGCGCCTCAACCTGTCCATGGCGTGCAACCACTGCCTGGAGCCGACGTGCCTCTCGGGCTGCCCGACGCAGGCCTACACCAAGCTCCAGAACGGCGTCGTCCGCCACGACGCGGCCGAGTGCATCGGCTGCCAGTACTGCATCTGGAACTGCCCCTACGAGGTGCCGGTGTACGACAAGGCGGCAAAGGTCGTGTCGAAGTGCGACATGTGCCTGCCCCGCCTGTCGCAGGGCGAGAGCCCGGCCTGCGTACTGGCCTGCCCCACGTCCGCCATCACCGTGGAGCCGGTGAACGTGGCCGCCTGGCGGGCCGACTACGCCACGGCCGATGCGCCCGGGCTGCCGCCCGCGTCCATCACCGTGTCCACGACCCGCCTCGTCATCCCGGCGGATCTCCCCGATCTGGTGGCGGCCACCGACCACACGGTGAGTCCGGAGGACGCCCACTGGCCACTGGTCGCCCTCACCCTGCTCACCCAGGTGTCGCTCGGCACGGTGTCCGCCACCGTGCTGGCCGAGGCAGCCGGTGGGGCGGGGCGGGGCGCCCTCACCGGGGGCGCCGTCGGCGCCGCCATGGCGGGTGCCGTGGCCCTCGCCGCATCCCTGCTCCACCTCGGGCGGCCGGCGGTGGCGTTCAAGGCCGTGCGCAACTGGCGCACCTCGTGGCTCAGTCGCGAGGTGGCGCTTCTGTCGGCCTTCTCGGCCGCCTCGCTCGCCTACGCAGCGGTGTGGGAGTGGGGGAACCCCGACGGCCCATGGCGCGTGGCCCGCCCGGCTCTCGGCATCGGTGCGGTGGCCGCCGGCGTGGCCGGCGTGTACGCCAGCGGCCGCCTCTACCTCGTGCCCGCCCGGCCGGTGTGGAACTCCCGGCGCACGCTCGTCGCCTTCTTCGCGACCGCGCTCACCACGGGCCCCCTGCTGGCCGTGCTGTGCCTCGACCGGGCTGCGGTCGATCCGTCGCTGATCGTGGTCCTCATGGCCGCCGCCACGGCCGGCGGGGTCGTGCAGCTCGGCGTCGTGGCCCACCTGCTCACGACCGTGCGGAGCCGGGCCGACCGCCAGCACCAGGGGACGGCCACCCTGCTGGCGGGCCGGTTCCGGTCGCTTCTCGCCGCCCGGGTGACGGCCGTGGTCGTGACCATCGCCCTGCTGGCGTGGACGCTCGGCGTTCCAGTGGCCGGTCCGTCGGCCGGCGGCCGCCTGGCCACCGCCCTCGGGGTGGCCGCCCTCGGCGAGCTGGCCGGTCGCTACCTGTTCTACGTCACCGTGGTGCCCTTCCGGGTCGCCGGCAGCTTCTTCGCCGGCCGATGACCCGCGCCCGCGTCTTTCGAGGCAAGGGTGTGAGCAGGCCGGGCGCGGCGGGCCTCTCCCGCCTGCTGGGCTTGGCCACGAGGTCGGAGGACGGGGCGGACGGGGCGATGGCGGCCAGCCCGTCCGGGCGGGCGTACGTGGCCGACGACACGTTCGGCACCCTCAACCGGACCCGCAAGCCCGACACGTGGGTGCGCACCACGTGTGGGTACTGCGCGGTGGGGTGCGGCATGTACATCGGCGTCAAGGACGGCCGGGCGGTGGCCGTCCAGGGCGATCCCGCCCATCCCGTGAACGCCGGGCGCCTCTGCCCCAAGGGGCTGTGCGAGCACCAGACTCTGGCCGCCGACGGCCGCCTCACCACCCCGCTCCTGCGCCGCTCGCCCGGCGGGTCCCAGGAGGAGGTCTCGTGGGACGAGGCCCTCGGAGCCACCGTCGTCGGGTTCCGCAGGCTGCTGCACGAGCACGGCCCGGATGCGGTGGCCGTCATCAGCACCGGCCAGCTGGTCACCGAGGAGTTCTACGCGCTGGGCAAGCTGTGCCGGGCCGGCCTGGGCCTGCGCCACTACGACGGCAACACCACGCTGTGCATGTCCAGCGCCGTCGCCGGCTACAAGCGCAGCTTCGGCAGCGACGGCCCGCCCGGCGCCTACGAGGACCTCGACCGGGCCGACGTCATCCTCCTCGTCGGCGCCAACGTGGCCGACAACCATCCGCTCCTCGCTCCCCGGGTCCTCGGCAACGCCGGCGCCACCGTGATCGTCGTCGACCCCCGGGTGACCAAGACGGCCATGGTCGCCGACCTCCACCTGGCCGTCCGGCCCCGCAGTGACATCGCCCTGCTCAACGGGATGCTCAAGGTCATCCTCGACGAGGGTCTCGCCGACAACGCCTTCGTCGAGGCCCACACGGAGGGGTTCGCCGAGCTGGCCGCCCACGTGGCCGCCTTCGACCTCGACCGGGTGGCCGCCGAGTGCGGCGTGGCGCCCGAGCAGATCCGGGAGGCGGCGCTCGCCGTCGGCCGGGCCGAGCGGGCCTTCGTGGCCTGGACCATGGGGGTGAACCACTCGGTGCAGGGGACCGAGACCGTCACCCTCCTCAACACCCTGTGCCTGGTCACCGGCAACGTCGGTCGGGCCGGCTCGGCGCCGTTCTCGCTCACGGGCCAGTGCAACGCCATGGGAACGCGGGAGGCGGGCTCGACCGCGTCACTCCCGGGGTACCGGAGCTGGGACGACCCGGCGGCCCGGGCCGAGATGGCCGCCCTGTGGGGCGTGCCCGTCGAGCGCCTGCCGACCGAGCGGGGACGGGCCTACCCCGACATCATCGACGGCGTCCTCGACGGCACCATCAAGGGCATGTGGGTCATAGCCACCAATCCGGTCGTGTCCTTCCCCAACCGGGCCCGCCTGGAGGCGGCACTGCGCCGGCTCGACCTCTTCGTCGTGCAGGACGGCTTCTCCACGCCCACCACCGCCCTCGCCGACATCGTGCTCCCCGCCGCCATCTGGGGCGAAAAGGAGGGCACGTACACCAACGCCGAGCGGCGGGTGTCGCGGGTGCGGAGGGCCGTGGAGCCGCCCGGCCAGGCCAAGGCGGACTTCGACATCTTCCTCGCCCTCGGGCAGGCCCTGGGCGTCGCCGGCGAGATCTATCCCGGCTGGTCGACGCCGGAGGACGCATTCACGGAGTGGGCCCGGGTCTCGGCCGGGCGCCTCTGCGACTACAGCGGCATCACCTACGACCGCATTGACGCGGCCGGCGGCGTGCAGTGGCCGTGCCCGCCCGGGACCGACGACGTCGGGGGGACCCCACGCATCTACACCGACGGCATCTTCCAGACCCCGAGCGGCCGGGCCAGGCTCTGGTGCGTCACGCCCCAGCCGATCACCGACGCCCCGAGCGCCCGGTACCCGTTCCTGCTCAACACCGGCCGCACGGTGGAGCACTGGCACACCCGCACCAAGACCGGACGGGTCGCCGTCCTCGACCACCTGGCCCCGGAGGCCTGGGTGGAGGTCAACCCCGAAGACGCCCAGCGCCTCGGCCTCGGGTCGGGCGACCGCGTCCGCCTGGCGTCGCGCCGTGGCGTGGTCGACGACCTGCTCGTCCGCGTCACCGCCCTCGTCCGGGAAGGCGAGGTGTTCGTGCCCTTCCACTACGACGAGCGCTGCGCCAACCGGCTCACCGTCGACGAGTTCGACCCCATCTCCCGTGAACCCAACTACAAGCAGTCGGCCGTGCGCATCGAGGCCATGTGAGCGGGTCGC
Coding sequences within it:
- the nirD gene encoding nitrite reductase small subunit NirD, producing MTAVLDSAVLDAATLTWQDVCASGDLIPDRGACALVGDQQVALFRLGATDELYALSNHDPFSRANVISRGIVGSRGDVAKVASPMYKQSFDLRTGVCLDDPSVSLPVHLVRERDGRVEVALA
- a CDS encoding nitrate reductase, yielding MSRPGAAGLSRLLGLATRSEDGADGAMAASPSGRAYVADDTFGTLNRTRKPDTWVRTTCGYCAVGCGMYIGVKDGRAVAVQGDPAHPVNAGRLCPKGLCEHQTLAADGRLTTPLLRRSPGGSQEEVSWDEALGATVVGFRRLLHEHGPDAVAVISTGQLVTEEFYALGKLCRAGLGLRHYDGNTTLCMSSAVAGYKRSFGSDGPPGAYEDLDRADVILLVGANVADNHPLLAPRVLGNAGATVIVVDPRVTKTAMVADLHLAVRPRSDIALLNGMLKVILDEGLADNAFVEAHTEGFAELAAHVAAFDLDRVAAECGVAPEQIREAALAVGRAERAFVAWTMGVNHSVQGTETVTLLNTLCLVTGNVGRAGSAPFSLTGQCNAMGTREAGSTASLPGYRSWDDPAARAEMAALWGVPVERLPTERGRAYPDIIDGVLDGTIKGMWVIATNPVVSFPNRARLEAALRRLDLFVVQDGFSTPTTALADIVLPAAIWGEKEGTYTNAERRVSRVRRAVEPPGQAKADFDIFLALGQALGVAGEIYPGWSTPEDAFTEWARVSAGRLCDYSGITYDRIDAAGGVQWPCPPGTDDVGGTPRIYTDGIFQTPSGRARLWCVTPQPITDAPSARYPFLLNTGRTVEHWHTRTKTGRVAVLDHLAPEAWVEVNPEDAQRLGLGSGDRVRLASRRGVVDDLLVRVTALVREGEVFVPFHYDERCANRLTVDEFDPISREPNYKQSAVRIEAM
- a CDS encoding DmsC/YnfH family molybdoenzyme membrane anchor subunit, with the translated sequence MTILDEPATAGTLDSPAPFAERLRRLTGIDERGPGLLPLDAGEQYRFSFAMGACVGCHSCEVACAEQNATPVDKAWRRVGELEGGVFPTTRRLNLSMACNHCLEPTCLSGCPTQAYTKLQNGVVRHDAAECIGCQYCIWNCPYEVPVYDKAAKVVSKCDMCLPRLSQGESPACVLACPTSAITVEPVNVAAWRADYATADAPGLPPASITVSTTRLVIPADLPDLVAATDHTVSPEDAHWPLVALTLLTQVSLGTVSATVLAEAAGGAGRGALTGGAVGAAMAGAVALAASLLHLGRPAVAFKAVRNWRTSWLSREVALLSAFSAASLAYAAVWEWGNPDGPWRVARPALGIGAVAAGVAGVYASGRLYLVPARPVWNSRRTLVAFFATALTTGPLLAVLCLDRAAVDPSLIVVLMAAATAGGVVQLGVVAHLLTTVRSRADRQHQGTATLLAGRFRSLLAARVTAVVVTIALLAWTLGVPVAGPSAGGRLATALGVAALGELAGRYLFYVTVVPFRVAGSFFAGR